In Macadamia integrifolia cultivar HAES 741 unplaced genomic scaffold, SCU_Mint_v3 scaffold3143, whole genome shotgun sequence, the DNA window TGATTGACAGAATCAAGTCTGCACAAGGGAATGATATGTCCTTAGAGAGAATTAGGAAGGAAGTTCAAGAGGGCAAGAAGCCAAATTTTTCCATGTCCATTGATGGGACTTTGAGATTCTGAGGTAGGTTATGTGTGCCAAATGACACCGAGGTGAAACAGTTCATCGTAAGTGAGGCACATTCCTCACCCTACATTGTACATCCAAGTGGTACTAAGATGTATCGCGATCTTAGGGAGGTTTATTGGTGGAACAacatgaagagagagattgCAGAGTACATACAAAGATGCCTAACCTGTCAGTAAGTGAAGGCAGAGCATCAAAGGCCATCAGGACTCTTATAGCCTTTACCCCTTCCTAAGTGGAAATGGGAGCAAATATCTATGGATTTTGTTACAGCATTGCCGAGAACTTCCAGAGGGCATGAGGCTATATGGGTCATTATTGATAGGCTAACCAAGTCAGCTCATTTTCTACCAATTAGGATGAATTATTCATTAGACAAATTGGCCCAGTTATATATAGATGAGATAGTCAggttacatggagtgccagttaCTATAGTGTCAGATAgagatcctaggttcacttcACGTTTTTGGCAAAGTTTACAGAAAGCCATAGGCACTCAACTTGACTTTAGCACAACTTTTCATCCCCAGACAGATGGACAAACAGAGAAGACCATTCAAAATTTAGAAGATATGTTGGGGGCTTGCACTATAGACCTCAAGGGCAACTGGGGTGATCACCTACCATTggtggagtttgcatataacaacagttatcagggcACCATTGGCATGGAACCATATAAGGCTCTCTATGGTAGGAGGTGTAGATCCCCAATATGTTGGGATGAGGTAGGAGAAAGGAGGTGGTTAGCACTAGAGATTTTACAAAGGACCTATGATAAGGTCGGGTTGATTCATAAGAGGATCAAGAAAGCCCAGAGTCGACAGAAAAGCTATGTAGATAACAGAAGGAAGACTCTATAATTCGAGATGGGAGATATGATATTTCTCAGGGTGTCTCCTATGAAGGGAGTCATGAGGTTTGGGAAAAAAGGCAAGTTGGGCCCTAGATATGTGGGACCATTTGAAATCCTAGATAGGATTGGGAAAGTGGCTTATCGAGTTGTATTACCACCTACCTTATCTAGTATGCAcaatgtatttcatgtatctATGCTCACGAAGTATGTCACAGACCCTTCCCACGTGCTAGAATATGAACCTCTACAGTTAAAGGAGGATTTGTCCTATGGAGAAGTACCTATACAGATTTTGGAAAGTAAACGACAAATACTTCATAATCGAACGATCTCTTATGTGAAGGTGCTTTGGAAGAATCACACAATTcaagaggcatcttgggagtGAGAAAAGGACATGCAGTCCAATTACCCACATCTTTTGAAAATTGAGGTACGTacaaattttgaggacgaaatttttataAAGGGGGAagaatgtaataccctactccCTATTTCCAATTTACACGTTTGTgatggtaatatatatataatagttttATATGTAATTATAGATAATAATGTCATTAATGGGAACAAACAAGATAGTAGTAAATACTTGATTTTACACTGTGGCGATGGGGGACtcaggagagagaagctctgagaAGGATGGGGGGATTTTTGCTGCCCACCCCCCCGATAGAGGAAAACAACGGAGGATTACAGACTTCTGGGGCCCTATGAATAGCATTGTGCCTCTGCCAGTCGCTATCGGCATACCTGGTTTGGCCGaaatgtctcatccaagggaAGAGGTGACCGCTGGGAGAAAACAGTCCTACGCTGCAATGGCGAAGAGGTCTGTGCCAAATATTGATGATCTCCCAGATCCGATTCACGCTGGAAATCTCACAAAAATTATGATTCCTCAGGAGGCGTATGAAGAGAAATTACATTCTTTCTCTCACGCATTGATTGGCCGAGTAAATTTTCACTTTGTCTCAATGGATGAAGTAAGGGCTGAAGCAAAGAATGTCTGGAATTTGAAGGGCAGGGTGACTCTTGCACCTTTGGGAAAAGGTTTCATCCTTCTTCGTTTTGAAGTGGAAGgtgatatggcttctatgtgGAAAAGGGGTCCCGTCAAAGCTAAGGGACAGATTATGCGTTTCCAGCGATGATGACCGGAGTTCAGTTTTTATTAAGATCTAGTTCAGACCAAACTGATCTGGATTCGATACCCAGAGCTTCctatggagtattggcatgagaaaatCTTGCTCTCCATGGGCAAAGCCTCAGGGCGCCCTATAGAGGTTGATCGCAGAACACTATAGGGTACCATGGGAAATTACACTAGGGTGCTGGTGGAAGTACCATTGAGCGGTACCAGAGTGGAGGAAATTTAGGTTGAAAGAAAATAGCCGGGTAAGGATGTTTTATTCTGGTTCAAACAAAGAATTCTCTATGAAGATGGCATTGAAAGGCGCACATCCTGTAAGAAACTGGGTCACCTTGCTAAGCAGTGTCGATCTAAGAGGAACACTGAGTGGCAGCCGGCTGAGGAAGATCGACATCCAGCGGGTGGTGCACCCAGATCAGAGGAAATCCATGCAAAGTCTTCTCAATTGGTAGGAGATCGTAGATCTCTTCTCCCTATAATAACTTCTCCATTTAGAGGAACTATTCCATCTGTGGAAGATACAGAAAATATAGAAAGGATTCCAATGGATGGTTTGCCAGAAGGTAACTTGGAAATTTTTATTCCTGCTCCAAATGCCCATGAGAGATCTACCCAGGACCCGACCATGGTGGATAACCCACTGGGCAGTGGTTATGGATCCGACTCAGACCCAGAGGAATCGGAACTCTACTCATCTGAGAAGGAGTCGATGACCTCTGGGCATGGCAGTGACGATGCGAAGGAGGAAGTGATTGTTTCGGTTGCTGCACTCAACGAAGTTGAAGGCAGCATTGCTTCTAGAACTCTTcgacctcccaaaaaaaaagtggtaTATACTGGTGGTCGCGGAGGTCGCCATCAGGCAAGAGGGGAGGGAGAGGCGGTAGCAGGCAGGATTGGGGTGAGCCAAAACATGTGATCTCTGAAATGTATCCAGCTTCCCTTGAGGCAGGAAAAATTATTATTACTCACCAGGAATTAGAAGAACTTGATCAGGCTATTACAAGAGCAGACGGTGAGGCCAAAAGGATAGGAAAATCTACTGCTGCGATGGGGCAGGCCTTGAGGTCTGATCGTCAAGCTATTCCCAAGAATTGATTTATAAAGATTCTCTTTTGGAACataagaggaatgaagaaggtaGCTGAAAAGCGCGCCTTAAGAGaattaataaagaagaagaaccctgaTCTCCTTTGTATTGCTGAACCAATGATTCCAGTAAGTGATTTTCAAtctatattttaataaattgggatttcactccaaatttatttataataatagagTGGATAGAATTTTGAACTTATGGATTATGTGGAAAAGAAATATAGCCTGCCCTATGGTGATTTTTGAGTCATCTTAGCATATTTCGGTATCCCTGACTTAGGACCTTTCCCAAATTCAAGTCTCTTTTGTCCATGCTAGTAGTTTTCAAGCAGAGAGGAGAGCTCTTTGGTTGGACTTGGGCCATGGTAGGTGATTTTAATACTTATCTTCAGTCGCATGAAAAAAAGGGACCAGGTAATTTTAGCTTGGGCTCTGCTGCGGAATTCAATGCTATGATAGACTCTTGTTCCATGGCTCAACTGCCTTCAAGTGGAAGAAAATTTATCTGGAGTAATAATCGAAAAGCTGGTAATGTTTCGGTTGTGCTCGATAGAAGCTTCTATAATGAGAAGTGGTTAACTGTTTTTCAAGACTCATCGCAACTAATGCTGCCAAGAATTGCTTCTGATCATGGGCTGATTTTGATGGTCTCTGATGCCAGCCAACATCCCTCAAATTGCCCTTTTTGCTTTCACCAATTTTGGATGGAACATGAAGGCTTTGTTAGAGTTGTGGCTTTGTCATGGTCTGAATGGGTCTCTGGACCGCCTATCCTATTTCTCACTTCTAAATTGAAGCGGCTGAAGAAGGACCTAAAATCCTGGGCGAGATTTGCCTTTGCTAACTTTGATGAAGACCTAGAGCATGCGAAGAAGACTCTGAACCAGATTCATGACCAGATTGCAAGTGAAGGGATGAACGATCACCTATGTGCTATGGAAGCTGATGCGAAGACGGGATTAGTGAAAGCcttggaaaaccatgaaaaattCTGGGCGGAAAAGGCGAGAATCAGGTGGTTGAAAGCTGATGACAggaactcaaaattttttcacctttcaatcaaaatgagaagaaataaaaactcaatcaGAGCTCTCAAGAAACCGGATGGGACCATTGTGGAAGGGTATAATCAGATAGGGGAATACATTGTGGACTTTTACGAGAGGTTCCATAGAGCCTCCACCACAGTGAATCATGAGGATTTATTGGATAGTATTCCAAAAGTTCTTAATCAGATGGACTATCTTCCTGGGAATAAGGAAATAACGAGGGCAGTTTGGGAGCTCGACCCGGACAGCTCATCTGGCCTAGATGGATTCTCTAGTGCATTCTTTCGCAAATGCTGGGATATGATGGAAGTGGAGGTTTGCAAAGCAGTGAAACAGTTTTTCAGCACTGGGTCTATGCCAAATgagataaataataattttttggtgttGATTCCAAAAGTGGATTGTGCAAATACTCTTGAGAAATTTCGGCCCCTTTGTATGGGCAACTTTTTCTGTAAAATCATATCCAAAGTTATGGCGATGCGCCTTGAGACTCTCCTCCCTCGTCTAATCTCAAAAGAGCAGAGTGCCTTTTAGAAGGGGAAGATGATCCACAACAATATAGTTGTGGCATCTGAGCTTGCAAATTTAATGTTCTCTGCAGCCAGAGGTGGGGGCCTTGGTCTAAAAATTGTTATAAGAAAGGCTTATAACACTATTTCctggtcttttattttttaggtgtTGAGGAAATTTGGcttctccaataaatggatcAATTGGCTACACCAACTCCTGCTATCGACCAAAATTTCTATTCTGGTGAACGGAGGTCCTCAGGGCTTCTTCggggtggagcatggcctgagACAAGGTGATCCTATATCCCCCATGCTGTTTATCATAGCAGAAGAAGTTCTGTCTAGAGGGTTGTCAAACCTGGTTCAGAGCAAGAGTCTCAAACAAATCAGTGGCCTAAGAGGCGTTAATACTCCTGGACACATTTTATTCGCAGATAATATATTCATCTTCACCAACGCCTCATTGAGATATGTAAATACTCTGAAATCTTTCTTGATGAAGTATCAGGACTTTTCAGGCCAATGCATCAACTTTGAGAAAAGTAAGCTTTTCCTAGGAAAGATAGCTCCTGCTCGCAAGCAGACAATTTCTGATACCCTTGGAATTCAGATATGCACTTTCCCAACTCGCTACTGAGGAGTTGAAATATTTAAGTGTAGAGTGAAGAAAGAGGCTCTGCTTCCACTGATGGACAAGGTGAAAGGCTATTCCTAACCATAGTTTtgctatttattggtggccttcttCCCTTTTGTCTATAATGGAAcgatggatgagaaacttcatTTGGACGAGGGAGACTAAAACGCCTAGGAAAATTACTGTTAAATGGGACTCCCTTTGCATGCCTAAAGAGGAAGGTGGTTTAGGTATCAGGAGACTCCGTGATACCAATAAAGCTATGTTGTGCAAGCTTGCTTGGAGGATCAAGCATGAGAGGACAACCACCAGCTCCTTCCTTAAAGCCTGCTTTGTTAAAAAAGATGGTAATTTCAAAAAAGGAGTTTCTTCCTCTATTTCCTTGGGGGTGAAAAAGGTTTGGAGTTTtgtggaagaaaatgaaagatggatTATCGGTAATGGTAATCTTacaaatttctggaaagataaatggtggggacctAAATCTGTTCTAGAGGAGCTAGAGAGATTAGACCTGACAACTCTTACATTTATCGCTAAGGTGAGAGAATTTATTTGTGATGGAGAATGAGCGCTCCCTGAGGTGAGATCGACAGCACTAAgaagaatttttgataaaattaagCAAATTAAAATTCCTTCAGGTGAAATAGATGACACATGCTGCTGGTCTTTGTCGACTTTGGGAAATTTCTCTACAGCCTTAGCTTGGGAGGACATCAGAAGGAAGGCTAACAAGACTCCATGGAGCACACTAATTTGGAGGGAAGGTCTGCTGCCTAGGTTCTTCACTCTAGGTTGGCACCTTGCACATGGTAGACTGCCAACAGGTGAGCAGATTAGATATAAGGGGATTTACCTTGCTTCTAGGTGTGCCCTCTATAACCAAGACAAGGATAGCATCGATCATATTTTCCTCAGGTGCTCCTTCGTAACTTCTGTCTAGAAATCCTTTACTGACTGCTTTGATGTGAGATGGAAAATGCATCAGTCGATTGATAATCTGATTAGTTGGTGGAAAACAAAGGGAAGAGTAGTAAATCTCAAAACACCTTGGATGATGGGCTTTTCTATTATAACAGcaaatatttggtgggaaagaaacagAAGGTGTCACGATAACAATGCCAGGAATGATAAGCAGATATTTGACTTTAGTCAGCAAGAGCTCTATCTTTACATAGGGAAAGTGAAGGGCGAGGTGAAGTTCCCGATTGATGTTATGTGTTGTAGGAGATTGGGATTATCTACAGTTCCGTCCAGGCATCTCCCTCCTCTGGAAGTCCACTGATGTAAGCCTCATCCGAATTGGCTTAAGATTAATGTCGATGGTAGCGCTCTGGGAAACCCGGGAAGAGCAGGGGCTAGAGGGGTAGCTCATGATCATGATGGCCAGGTTCGTGATTCGTATAGTATTTTTCTGGGCATTAAACAGATTTATGACGCTGAGTTTGAGGTTGTTATGGAGGGCATTTTGATGACAAAGGCGCTGGAAGGAAGGGGTCTTTGGATAGAGTCTGACTCGGCTGCGGTGGTCACTGTGATTCAGAGTAACCATATTCCATGGTTCACTCTCCAAAAATGGTCGTCCCTTCTTCCATTCTTGGAATCGATCCCATGGAAGATCTCCCATTACTTTCGCGAAGCAAATCCGATAGCGGACTTCTTGGAAAAACAAGCttccaaatctggaaattttGTATTCTCGATGTCTTTCCCTAGACGTATAGTAGAGTTCTTAGAGAATGATATTAAGGGTAGGCATCATTTTAGATTCCCATAGGGCTTTTGCTagctctctctgctgatggccatgcctaAGGTGGAGATTGCTAGTGGCGCTAGGGGTTTCTGCCTTGCCTTTTTCATTAGGTTTTTTATTGTTGATGTatctttccttatcttttttatAAAGatcatcttttagcaaaaaaaaaaaaaaagatagtagTTGGGATGGTTTGAAAATAGGACAAAAGAGACAAAGGGGAGTTAAAAATGAGAGAATATTTTGGATGGGATGACCATGTATGTATGACATTGGACAAAAGGgagtaatataatatataaatattaatttcattGCACAAAAGGGGGGCTTGTCTATTGACGGTGGAGAGGAAAATGAGAGGAAGAGTGAGATAAAGTTGGGTGGGACCTACCTATCCTCTCAGCATTAACTCACCTCCCTCATTTGTTAGTtaagagacaaagaagaaaatcaagaaaataagaagataagagaagagaaagggggaggaaTGCTCACgtactaagagagagagagagagagagagagagagagagagagagagagagacatgtgtgagagtgatagatggagagagaaagagagacatgGACATGAGAAAGGGCtaggtggagagagaaagggaaagtaAGAGTAGGGGTTTGTTTGTAAAAGGAGGGTGTGCATACAAATCtttcaataagaaagaaaaaaaaaaagaaaagaagggaaaagaaagaaaagagttaAGAGGGAGATGGACTATTGGAGTGGCTGTGATTTTCTCAAATTCAAGTAAAGAAAGTGgaggaaaggaggaagagagaaggaCTCCAACGATTTTGGTGGAGGAAGAGCTCCACaattgaaatttgagaaaagaaagaggaagtggaggtgaggtttttaGCTTTTCAAACCTTAGTTCTTCCATGGTTACAtgagttttaaaagaaagagaaggagagagagaagtgagttGGGAGAGGGAGCTGCTGCCAAGGCCAGGTTACAGCCCAACCTCACGGCTTACTACTATCCAGTTGAGGTCATGGCTTCTCCTCccttattttggtatttttaaatCAACGTTGTTTAgtataattatgaaaaagattTGAAGCAACTATAGTTGGAATCCCActgttatttaaattttaaaagggCATTGTCTGAATGAGTTCAAAGGAGGAACCTACTTTAAGGAAATTGAAATATACATGGAACCTAAGACACTAAGGCTGATTTGATTATATTGGAAGTCTTCTAAGAGATCAGCTCCGATGGTaaagagtaaagaaaaagaaacaaaagaaaggagaaatttATGACTACgtatatatgaaatgattgtGTAACATGGCCCTATTAAAGTCCTACTAAGACAACTAATATGGATTTGTCATAATCATTAGAGAACATAGTGGACCATGATATAATAAGTTAACTATCCACTATCTTAGTCAATACTTTTTTATTAAAGTACTACTAAGATTCAATTACGTACCATGAACTGCTGTGTAATATGAAAGTTGGATCATTAGAGGAATTCTTGAATTCCAAGAGTACGCAGTCAACCCAGACGCACTTTACCAAAACGGTCATAACTTCTTTTATAAAATAGTAAATGATGTTCCGtcttttttataagaaaatagactcatagACCTTTCTATCCATATAGGGCATGGATACTAGTTCCTCCGGAATTGGTTCAAGTTTGACACAAAATTTACCCAAAAATAGAGGGTTGCAATTACTATTTTCAGCTTCAGCCCTTCGGCATAGTCTTATGGACCTAGTTCAGGTCGTTAGGCCATTTAGAAATGCTCCCACATCAATCGGAGATTAAGAAACCTATATAAAAGCCTAAGTATATAATTTGGTTTGATGGTGAGTTTAAAGTAAAAAGATCAAGTCCGGCAGTCGGTAGCACATATAACAAAGTTATAGCTTAAGTTTAGGAGTGATTACATACTTGAGTCATTAAGTTTGAAGGAATAAATTCTTATGTAGGTGATATAATTTCCAGAGAACCTTAGCAGAAAGTGGTTCTCACAGTAATTTTTGGACATCATCTACAGGTGAAGGGAATTCAGCCATATCCTTGCATGTTTTGTCATttacagtatatatatatatatatatcattgcCTCTAAGAtctgttttatgtttttatatgtatcaaaatattgttttcatattttttttttttataagtgtGAGGCATGATAGACATAAGATAAAATTAAGGCATAAAATGGACCGAAGCTAAAAGTTGTCAAAAtcctttccaacagaggaacTGGGAAGGATAATGGGGTCTTTTAATGCCTACCCTACTGATATGGGACAGTCAGGGGAGGACCAATAAGGGCTCCATCAATATCCTGTTCCACCCAAATGTTGAAATTGATAGTAACAACTAGATGCCGAAGTTGGTAAGCAACACaacaaagaatagaaaagaaaagaaaagattaagaTATACTCTCAAGACACGACCCAGATCCTTTGAGCTAAAGAGCAAGAAAAGGGCGAGGTATTGAGAGAGGAGCATGTGGGATGAATTCTCATGATACGACCTAGATCCTTTGAGCTCAAGAGCAAGACAAAGGCGAGGTGTTGAGGGAAAACATCCTACCCAAAAGTAAGAAAGTAAAGGTaaaagaataagagaaagagtaagaaaaaaaagataggttaaagaggaaaaaggataATGTTGAGTTTgataattgtttgatttttttatgtcaTGCATGTCAGTATATGTATGATCAGATATATTATATTCTCAGATTTATGCATTGACAAAAGTAACACGTGATTTGTATGATGTTTCTTCAGtcatgcatgttttactttATGATATAATTGTGTTTTACTTTatgatatgattgtgtttttctcactgagctagttgagATTACCCCATGATATATAACTATTTTACAGAGCCAGAACATGTGCCATGTCGTTGTGCACAATGTGCATTTGGTGATAGAGGTATTGATTTTCCTTCCTCCAAGGAATAATCTGAAGATATAACTATTCCAGACTTTGCTAGACTTTTTGAAAGAATGTTGTAATAACTTTACAATGGATTACAGTACGTTTCATATATTTGATAGGTATAGACATATTAAGACTGTCAATGTGTCATGAAGTTATAAGTACGACGACTTAGCTTCTGTTGTAGAAGTTTTGATATGTTTTCAGATTAGTTTCTGCTGCGTATATGTGTTTGGGTAAAGAATTGTACGATTATGCCGTTATTTAACGGTAGCCCACAAGGGCCTGCACTCATATCTTACTAGGATTTGGGCACGTTACAAGTAATCTCTTGCCCTAACAATAAATCTCCAAACTTTTATATTGTTGTACATGAAAAATTCTTATTTAATTCAAATACTACAAGAACGCTCTCTATTAGCAACAGCAATTACCACCGTAGAATAACTGAAAACTGTGGTTTGTGAAATGTGTCACAGAAATATATTCCcagtaatttattattttattattcaaaatgaaaatgagGGGTGTCTCTCTGCCCTCAAAGTGTAGTTTTTGTGGTAAGTCGGAGGAGtctaaaaatcatttattttatgagtgTAGCTTTGCTAGCTCTATATGGTCTCGGTTCTGTCAATGTTTTGGTGTGTTGAGACCAGCTTTTTCTAATGAATCTCATCTGATTTCTTGGTGGAAACTCCAAGAAAAATCAGTGTCATTGAAAGGGGTGTGGAATAAGGGGTTCATGttaattcctttttttatttggatggagagaaattcCAGGCGGTATGAAGAAGTCTTTTCTTCTTAGCagattttctttttgaaaataaaaaatgaaattcgcTCTCAAAGACTAGCCCATTCTGGGGTGGCTGTTtcgattgaagatttgatgTGCGCTAGaaggttgggattttcaggGGTCAACGCCAGCaaaaagaattatttgaaattttttggtgtacTCCTCCAACAGGATGGGTCAAATTAACTTCTAACGGTTGCTCGTTGGGCAATCCGGGAAAAGCAGGTGGGGGAGGTATTCTACGCAATGAGAAGGCTGAAGTGTTATATAATTACAGAGAGTTCCTTCAAATTTGCGCAAATTTTGAGGTGGAATTCTAGGCTATTATCGCAGGAATTGAAGCTGCAAACCGATTGGGGGTGCAAAgtttatggattgaatgtgactcagtCGCGGTGGTACGTCttttgcagaaaaagaaaattccttgGAAATTTCGGCAGAGGTGGATTAACTGCTTACCCTACCTTGAAAGGGTGGAGTGGAAGATCACGCACTGCTTTCGTGAAGCAAATTCTGTAGCGGATTTCTTGGCAAAGTCTGTCGCTCGCTTTGAAACGTCTTTACCAGTGACATCTTGGCCGGCCTTGGTCAAAATGGACCTAGGCATGGATGCCTCGGGTCGTCCGAGATATAGACTACTATAGCCCTCTAATTTAGTCTTCAACTCATTGTGGAGAAGAGTTGGTTGATGGTTTTTTCTGCTGATGgaaatgccaaaggtggattaAATCCGTCTCTGCTCTTCTCAGTTTAATTGTCGTTATTTCGCTTGGGTATTTTATCCCTCTTGTATTataattttatcttcttttttaatacaaatgatattttagcGAAAAAATTTAGTATTCAAAATGTTGACAATCCTTGTAAATTAATGCCACAGATTAAACATATATaacctttaccaaaaaaaagattaaatatatataacaaGAGTAATATATTGCCGCTGCTTAATATTGTATGCTTTGTCAACATTGCAGCAGTAAAAAAATACCGCCCTTCTACTGATGGAGCAGCATTTTGTGATAGTGAATTTTATACATTGAACCTACGTGTATATGAGATTTGggtcttttatatatatatatatatatatatatgtgtgtgtgtgtgtgtgtgttcttATCATCATTTAATCATTTCATAAGTTTTCAGCCATATAAATCACATTATATGGAGCAATTAACCATCCTAAACATTACTCAAGCCCCATTTAGAAGCAGAGCCCCTGCTCTCCTCTTTCATGCCCAAATGGTCAATGACTTCACAACATCACCAGCATTTGGTCCAAAACCAGTTTATCCACTAATCCAAGTGAGAAACTCATGAGGGGTATAAGTGATCTTAATTAACCTGCAACTAAATCATGGAATCAGTGaaataaccagaaaaaaaataataataattgttgACTAAACTAGTTGATCACGTCTTATGCAGATCTGTTTTAGTATTCGCCTTTGTCAAGCAAGGGATCTCCCCATACTTTATCACTACCAcaatca includes these proteins:
- the LOC122067818 gene encoding uncharacterized protein LOC122067818, translating into MVGDFNTYLQSHEKKGPGNFSLGSAAEFNAMIDSCSMAQLPSSGRKFIWSNNRKAGNVSVVLDRSFYNEKWLTVFQDSSQLMLPRIASDHGLILMVSDASQHPSNCPFCFHQFWMEHEGFVRVVALSWSEWVSGPPILFLTSKLKRLKKDLKSWARFAFANFDEDLEHAKKTLNQIHDQIASEGMNDHLCAMEADAKTGLVKALENHEKFWAEKARIRALKKPDGTIVEGYNQIGEYIVDFYERFHRASTTVNHEDLLDSIPKVLNQMDYLPGNKEITRAVWELDPDSSSGLDGFSSAFFRKCWDMMEVEVLRKFGFSNKWINWLHQLLLSTKISILVNGGPQGFFGVEHGLRQGDPISPMLFIIAEEVLSRGLSNLVQSKSLKQISGLRGVNTPGHILFADNIFIFTNASLRYVNTLKSFLMKYQDFSGQCINFEKSKLFLGKIAPARKQTISDTLGIQICTFPTRY